The genome window GGCGCGGCGACGCCGACCTCCGAGGGCACCCTCACCACCCACGCTGCTCAAGACTCCCCACCGACCCGGCCGTGACAGAAAATCAGAGAAGAGAAAATAGAGGGTAGAAGATGGCGTCTAGGCTCACGCCTTTCCCTCCACTCTCCATCTTCTCTTGTCTATCCTCCATATGCTCGACACGAGACGTCTTGAACCAGCGCTCGTTGTGCCTCTCACCCTCCAACGCAATCAACTGTGAGTTCCTTTTCCGTCACCTTCCGCTCGCCCGACGCCGCGCCGGAGCGCGGCAGCGTCTGCGTGCTCGACCTGAAGGGCGAGCTCGACGCCCACACGTCCGGCGAGCTCGAGGCCGCCTTCCAGAAGTGCATCGACGACGAGCGCCCGCGCATCGTGGTCCACGGCGGCGACCTCCAGTACATCTCGTCGGCCGGCCTCGGCGTCTTCATGGCCTACATCGAGGAGGTCCGTGAGCAGGGCGGCGATATCAAGATCGCCGCGCTCCAGCCCCGCGTCTACAACGTCTTCGACCTGCTCGGCTTCCCCGTCCTCTTCGACATCACCGACTCCGAGGCCGAGGCCGTTGAGCGCTTCGACGCTGCCTGACCGCGATGCCCGCTACCCGCCCCACCCTCACGATCCCGAGTGCCACGCGCTACCTCGCGCGGGTCCGCCGGTTCATGGACGCGCAGACCGCGGCGGCCGGCCTGTCCGAGAAAGCGGCCGACGAGGTGAGGCTCGCCGTGGACGAAGCGTGCTGCAACGCCATCGAGCATGCCTACGGGAGCCGAGAAGTAGGTACGGTGGAGATCGTCACGCGCAAGACGAAGCGCCAGTTCACGGTCACCATCCGCCACTCCGGGGTGCCGTTCGACGCCTCCAAGTACCAGCCGCCGGACCTCAAGCGCGCCGCCGCCGAGCGCCGGCAGGGCGGCTTCGGCGTGGCGCTGATGCACCGCCTGATGGACCGCGTCGAGTACCGCCAGCGCGGACATACGAACGAAGTTTACCTCGTCAAATTCCTGAGCAGCCGCCCCGGCACAGCCACCGCGTGACCCCGTAGCGACTCAGCGGTACGCTTCCTGCCGGTGCCGGACCGCGAAGACGTCTACTACGCGCTCTGCATCATCGACCTCGTAGAGCACGCGGTAGTCGCCGATGCGAATGCGCCACAGTGCATCGCTCCCGCTCAGCTTGGTACAACCACTCGGGCGTAGGTCGTCGGCTAGCGCCTCTATCTGGCGGAAAATGCGCGTCACGGCTGGCGGCCGCAGCTTCGACAGCTCTTTCTCAGCGGAGCGGGCGAAGGTGACGCGGTACTCACTCATCACCGAGGAGCTTGCCCTGTTCGGTGAGCCGCTGCCGCACCGCGTCGAGCGACGCACGCGGCTCGTTCCGTCGCTGCTGCGCGAGGAGGTGGTCGTAGAAGTCCTCCCACACGGCCCCGTTCTCCGCGAGGTCGATCACGACGGCCGTTCGTTCTCCGCGCTCGTCAACGATAAACTGAATGCCTTCCATCGATCTCTCGCTTAGGTCTCGTTGAGTCAGAAGCTGTCCGGCAGCGGCTCATCGAAGTCGTCGCTCATCACGATGGCTCCGGGGTGCAGCCCGGCGACGCGGCGCTTGAGCACCGGGACGAGTCGGAACGCGACCCCATCGCCGCGCTCAATGACGACCTCAGCTCCACCGGCGGCCTCGTCCATCAGCTCGTCCAGCCGCTCTTTCGCTTCCTGCATTTCGACTTTCCGCATAGCGCTGATCGTTGCACCGAGGTGTCAATCTACGCTCAGAAGTCCAGCCCGATGGAGAAGTAGAGCTGGGCCTCGCCGAAGTCGCGGCCGTCGTAGGGCCAGGCCCAGTCGAGCCGCAGCGGGTAGCCCAAGAGGATCGTCCGAAGCCCGACACCCGCGCCGACGAGCAGGTCGTCGAAGACTTCCCGCCCCTCGTCGTTCAGCCGGCGGAGGTTGAAGTCGTCGGAGTAGATCACGCCTGCGTCGAGGAAGGCGGTGCCCTGGAGGTTGTAGAGCGGGAGGACGGGGATCGGGCCGGGGAGGATCGCGGCGAAGAGCGGGAACCGGAACTCGGCGTTGACGAGCCCGAAGCGCGAGCCGCTCCGCTCGTCGATCCCGAAGCCGCGCAGCGGGAGCACCGGCGTCAGGAAGGCGAAGTCGTTGACGTCGTCGATGGGGATGTTCTGGAAGCGGGGGTTGATCCAGTTCTGCACCCCGGCCGCGTAGAACCGCTGCGGGTTCGGCCCGAGGGAGAGGCCCGCGCTCGCCCGCAGCGCGAGCGAGTAGAACCGCCCACCGAGGTACTGACGTGCGTCGCCGAGGAGCGTGGCGAACGTCACCGACGGGCCGGGGCTCCCCTCCAGCCGGAGCGCGTACCGCCGCCCGCCTGCGGGAAACAGGAAGCCCGGCTCGGTCATGTCGACCGTGTAGGTCGCCGACGGGTTGAAGACGGTCCGGCTGCGCGACTGGAGCGCCGGGTCCACGAGGTCCGTCACCGACGTGCCGATCACCGACAGGTCGGTCTCGACGCGGCGGAACTTGTCGAGCGGGTACGACGCCGAGACCGTGAGGCCGTAGTTGCGGTAGCGGAAGACCGTCTCGCGCGAGAAGTCGGTGAGCTGCCGGGCGAGGTGGAAGCCAGTGAGGGCGAAGTCGGTCCGGCGCGGGAGGTAGCGGTAGGAGAGCAGGTAGTCCGAGTTGCGGAGGTCGATGATGAGGTTCGTCGCGGCGAAGACCTGGTGGTTGCCGAGCATGTCGGAGAAGAGCATCTGGGTGACGCTCTGGACCCCGAAGATGGCGTCGTAGCCGACGTTGCCGTAGACGATGTCCGGCGTGAACCGGAGCCGGTAGCGCTTCTCCTTGAAGGAGCCGTCCTCGTTGAGGTTATCCAGCGATTCGAAGCGCGGGCGGACCTTCTCCTCACGCCGCCGCTGCGCCTCCTCGAAGGCCTCGGAGAAGACGTAGTTGCGGAAGTCGACCCGGACCTCGCCGTACGCCGTCGAGTCCGCCTCGCCCTCAGCCGTTTCGCCGGACGCCTCCAACGTAGGGGCAGGTCTCGTGCCTGCCTCCTCGGGGCCGACACGCGGGTCTGCCCGTACGCCGCCAACTCCGCTCGTCCCGACGGCCTCGGTGGAGGCGATCAGGTCCTCGGGCAGGCGGCGCGTGCGCATCGGGTCGGCGAGGAAGGGGGCCTCGCTGGCGGCCTCGCGCAGGATCGGGTTGCCGTCGAGCGTGCCCGCCCCGGCGAGGGCGACGGCCGGGGCGTCCTCGGCGACGGTGCCCTGGACGCGCTGCGCCCACACCGTCGGCCGGAGCGTCTCGCCCTCCAGGGTGCGTCCGAACGGGTCCCGCAGGAGGTAGACCGACTGCACGCCCTCTTTGAGCGCGACGAGCGCCGCGCGCGACCCGTCGGCGCTGAGGCTGACCTGGGTGACGCCGACCATGAGGTCCGTCAGCGGACGCTCGGCCCCCGTACCGAGGGTGTGCTCCCAGAGGTTGTAGACCCCGTTGCGGTCCGAGACGAACAGCACCCGGCCGGGGTCGGACCCGAAGGCGGCGCTCTGCTCGTCCCAGTCGGCGCTGTCGGTCAGCCGGTCGAGCCGGTGCGGCGCGTCGAGGTCGAGGCGGTAGAGGTCGAACTGCGCGTAGTCGTGCCCGAGGAGGTCGAACGCTTCGGCGGTGTAGCGGCCGGTCCGGACGTGCGCGCCCCGGTCCGAGTGGAAGACGAGCGAGCGCCCGTCGGGGCTCCACGCCGGCTCGTGGTCGCTGAAGATGTCGGCCGTGTAGTTCATCGTCTCGCCCGATTCCAGGTCGAGCACGTAGAGGTCGGACTGCGGCCCGGCCGTCCCCTCGAAGGCGATCCGGTCCCCCGCCGGGCTCCACTTGACGCTTACGATGGCGTCGATGTCGGGGACGCGGTAGTGGACCGCCTCGCGCGTGGCGACGTCCACAATCGCAATGGCGTCGCTCTGCCCGCTCTTGACGGCGACCGCGAGGCGCTCCCCGTCCGGCCCCCACGAGAGGCCGGGCGTGAGGATGCGGAGGCTCTCGAACTGCGGGTTGTTCTGCCCATCGATGATCTTGCGCGGCGGCGCGTCGCCGGTCGTCGAGACGACGTAGACGTCGAAGAGCGGACCCTTCGCCGTGAGGAACGCCACGCGGTCACCCTGCGGCGAGATCGCCGGGCTGGTGTTGTAGAACCCGCCGTTCTTGTCGGTGACGAGGGCTTTTGCGATCTGGTCGAGGTCCTCGCGCGCGGCGACCTCGGGGAAGTAGACGGCCTTGAGCGTGTTGTGCCAGCGCTCGGAGAGGTCGTCGAGGCTGAGGCCGGTGGCGCGCTTGAACGAGCCGCCGACGGACCGGCTGACGCGGAGGCGCTGGAGGATCTCGGTGATCTTCTCGCGGCCGTACTGCGCCGCGATGTAATCCCACACGCCCTGCCCGCCCCGGTAGGCGAAGTAGCCGCCGAGCCCCTGGATCGGCGCGAGGTAGTCGTTCACGACGGCGTCGCGGACGAACATGTCGGAGTTCGTGTCCCACCCGAGCGCCGAGTACTCGGCGATCCCCTCGTTGAACCACAGCGGGATCTGGAGCCGGATGCCGTTCTGGATGATCGACTGGATCGATCCGCCGTAGAACATGTCGTTGACGACGGCGTGGACGATTTCGTGGTGGATCACCCGGCGGAAGTCGCGGTAGTCGCCGGTGAACGGGACGGCGACGCGGTTCTTGAACAGCTCGGTGACGCCGCCGATGCCCTCGGAGTAGATCGGCAGGTTGACGGCGTTCGTGACGACGAAGTCGTTGTGGCTCTGGTAGACGAGGAACGGAATCCGGTCGGTGATCCGGTAGCCGAAGAGCTCGCTGATCTGAGCGTAGGCGTCCTCGGCCGCGTGGGCGGTGAAGTCGGCGAGGGCGCGCCCGCCCGGCTCGTAGTAGAAGATGTCGAAGTGCGTACTCTGGAGGTACTGCCAGTCGAGGTTTTCGTACTGGACCTTGTTCTTGCCGAAGCGGAAATACTGCGCCTCGGCCACGCCCGGCCACCCCCCCGTGACGAGGGCCGCGACAAGGGCGAGGGGTAGCAGGCAGCGGCGAGGCATAGCGGCGTGGATCGGACAGGGAAGACTAGCCCATTTGCCCGCCCGATGCAAGGCAAACTGGACGGGCGAAGGTTACAACGCGCTCCGGCCGGGGTCTATTGGGCGATGCCCTACGACCCGTCCCGTCACCACCGCCGCTCGGTCCGGCTCCGCGGCTACGACTACGCGCAGCCGGGGGCGTACTTCGCCACCGTCTACCTCCATGATCGTCAGGTCTCCCTTCTTGGCGACGTTCGGGACGGCGTGATGCGCCTGTCCGAGGCCGGCGCAATCGTGGAGTCTGCGTGGGACCACCTGCCCTCGCATTATTCGCACGTTCGCCTCGACGTGTTTGTGGTGATGCCCAACCACATCCACGGCATCATCGGCCTCGTCGACCCAACCGACGGCTCATGCGCCACCGATGTCGTAGGGGCGGGTTTGAAACCCGCCCCTACGGGGGCCTCGCAAAACGGCCCGCGACGGCCGAAACGGCACGGCCTGCCAGAAATCGTGCGCGGGTTCAAAACGTTCTCGGCCCGGCGCATCAACCGGGCGCGTGGAATGTCCGGCGTACCTGTGTGGCAGCGCAATTATTGGGAACGCGTCATCCGCAACGAGCGCGAACTGGACCTCGTGCGGCGGTACATCCGCGACAACCCGGCCCGCTGGCACCGCGACCGGATGCACCCAAACCGGACAGACCCAGGCAGACGGCTGCCTCAGGCGTAGCGCACCCACCGCGCGAGGTCGCGGAAGCTCGCCTTCTTGCCGTACATCAGAATCCCGACCCGGTAGATGCGGCTCGCCAGCCAGATCGTCCCGACGAACGCGGCGGCGAGGAGCGTGAGCGCGAGCGCCATCTGCCAGAACGGAACGTCCGTCGCCGCGGCGCGGACCACCATCAGGATCGGCGAGAAGAACGGGACGAGCGACAGCACCACCGACATCGGCGCGTCGGGGTTGTCAGCGATGAAGGGGAGGAAGAGCGCAGGTAGGATGATAGGGATGTAGAGCGGCGTCTGCAGGCTCTGGGCGTCGCTCTCCTGTTCGACGGCCGAGCCGACCGCCGCGAAGAGGCTGCCGTAGAGGAGGTAGCCCCCGAGGAAGAACAGGAGGAAGTAGACGATTAGGTCGAAGGGGATGTCGGCAAGGCTGAAGCCCGACGGGTCGAACGGCAGGTCCTGCACTTCGGCCGCCTCGGCTCCGGCGAGGGCCGCCGGGTCAACGAGGGCTCCGAGCACGGCCCCGGCCGCGAACAGGCCCGCGAGCGCGAGCACGACCCACAGCACGAACTGCGTCAGCCCGACCGCCCCGATCCCGAGCACCTTGCCCATCATGAGCTGGAACGGCTTCGCACTCGACGCCACGACCTCGATGATCCGGTTGGTCTTCTCCTCGATCACCCCGCGCATCACCATCGCGCCGTAGACGAACATAGCGATGTAGATGACGAATCCCATCGCATAGCCCAGGCCAGAGTAGACCCACGACGTGTCCTCGGCCTCGCCCTCCTCGGTGAGCGCGACCATCCGCACGTCCACGCCGGACTCGGCCGCCCGGAGCACGTCGTCCGAGGCACCCGTCGCCCGGAGACGCGCCCGACGCACCACGTCCTCGACCGCCCGCTGAAGCCGCATCTGCGCCGAGAAGCCGCCGACGCCCTCGGAGTAGAACGCCGCCTCGTCGTCGCCGCTGATGAGGCGCTCCGGGAGCACGAAGTAGCCGTCGAGGGCACCCCGTTCGACGCGGGCGCGGAGGCTGTCGAGCGGGGCCGTCTCGACGAGCGCCGCGTAGTTGTCCGGCAGCCGCTCCGAGAGCGCCGCGCCAAGCTCTCCCGTCTCATCGACCACCGCGACCGTCCGCGCCCCGCCTTCCTGCGTCACGATGCCAACCCACACCGAGACGGCGACGAGCGCCAGCAAGGCAATCGGCGCGAGGAGCGTGGCGATGACAAAGGCCTTGGTGCGGACCCGGCGGAGGTACTCGCTCCGGGCGATGAGCGGAATCTTGTTCATCGGGAGAGCGGGAGATCGGAGGATTGAGGGAGTGGGGTGCCGGCCTCGGCGCCCGAATCACCGTGGTCCATTCCCCGATCTTCTGGTTCGTCCGTCCCCCGGTCTCCATTCACCGCCATCACAAAAATCTCGGAGAGCGGCGGCTCGTTGAGCTCGAAGCGGTAGAGGTCGTCCACGCGCGGGAGGACGGTTTCGAGGACCTGCCGGGCGGTCGTCTCGCCGAGGAGGCGGAACTCGGCGTGGCCCGCCGTGCGCGAGCGGACGCGGATCGCCTCGCGCGCTTCGAGCCGGTCGAGGAACGCGTCGTCGCCGCTGAACTCCACGGTGACGGTGTTTTTGCCGAACGACCGCTTCACGTCGCGGAGCGAGCCGTGGAGCACCTCGCGCCCGCCGGCGATCAGGAAGAGGTCGTCGCAGAGCTGCTCGACCTGCTCCATCCGGTGGCTGGCGAAGAGGATCGTCCGGCCCGCCTCGCGGAGTTCGAGGATGATGTCCTGGAGGAGCGCCGCGTTGATCGGGTCGAGGCCGGAGAACGGCTCGTCGAAGATGAGCAGCTGCGGGCCGTGGAGGATCGTGGCGATGAACTGAACCTTCTGCTGCATCCCCTTCGACAACTCCTCGACCTTTTTGCCGGCCCAGCTTCGCGCCTCGAACCGGTCGAGCCAGCGGCGGGCGGCGGCGCGGGCGTCGGCCTTGGACAGCCCCTTCAGTTGGCCGAGGTAGACGAGCTGCTCGCCGACCTTCATCTTGCGGTAGAGGCCGCGCTCCTCGGGCAGGTACCCCATCCGCTGCTGCGACTGAGGGCCGACCGCCTCGCCGCCGAACGTGATCCGGCCCTCGTCCGGCGACGTGATGTAGGTGATCATCCGGATCGTCGAGGTCTTCCCGGCCCCGTTCGGCCCGAGGACCCCGAAGATGCGCCCCGGCTCGACGGCGAACGAGACGCCGTCCACGGCGAGGTGCGCCCCGTAGCGCTTGGTGACGGTGTCGACGACGAGGGTGGACATGGAGGCGGAAGGTGAGCCGGGGTTCTATTCGAGCGACCGAGTCGGAAGTTACAGCCCCAGCCCCCCTACCTCCTTCTGTCATTGCGAGCGCAGCGAAGCAACCCCGAAGGGCTCGGCGCAGCCAATCTCCTGAGGTTTAGAATTCGTCGGGAGATTGCCACGTCGCCTACGGCTCCTCGCAATGACAAATTCAGAGCAGGAGTTGAAAGAGTGTCACTCCCGCAATCGCTGTCCAAAGTAAAACCCACCTAAGCCATTCGTGGTTGCTGAAGTTGTCGAGGCTCCTGGGCCCAGTAAAGTCGTACCAGGGCTGTCCCTCCTCTCGCCCCCAGATTTTGTAGTAGAACCATGCCGACAAGAGCATGAATGCGAGCAGGGCAGCGAACAGCGCACCGTCGAACATGGTACTTCATAGCAGCGCCATCCGGTCGGCCGGGATGGGCAGGAGGTACTGCGGCTCCATCACCTCCTCGTGGATGCCGAACTCGCCCGTGCCCCGGAAGTCGACCGCGACGAACTTCTCCGAGACGTGCGTCACCTCGCCGATGCCGTAGAACGTCGGCGACGGGCCGTAGTAGACGAGGTCGCCCACGGCGAGCGGTGCCCCGTGCCGCGCCTTGCGGAAGTACGGGTACACCGTCGGCAAGAGCTCCAGCCGGTAGGCTGGGCGGCCGCGTCTGAAAAAGGCAGTGGGTTCCATCGGGTTATCTTGGAGCGGGTGCGTAAACTACGGCCTGTTGCCGGTCCGGGCAGAACCATTCGACGCGCCCTCCGGTATAGGCGAAGCGGCGTCGGCCGTTCATCTCTCCCACTCTAGCATGGTCTCAGCGATGCAGTACGACGACAAGATTATTGATCGGCAGGTTGGGCGCAACGCTCAACTCTACGCCCAGGCTGTCTCGGAGCTGACCTCGGAGGAGGACCGGTACCCGTACCTCCGCATTTTGGTATCGGTCATCGAGCAGGCGCACCCGGAGTGGGGCCAGGCTCCGGAAAAGGACCGCCAGATCGCCGAGCTAGCCCACGACCTCTCCGGCGGCGCGCTCGACCTGGACGAGACCGCCCTCGTCGTCCGCGCCCGCGACGAGGAGCGTGGCTATCGGTAGGGCTCAGTCAGAAGGATGGCTGTCATTGCGAGCGCAGCGAAGCAATCTCTTTGAGTATGAGGCTTTGATCAGGAGATTGCCACGTCGCCTTCGGCTCCTCGCAATGACAAGCTGGACTTTACAGGACGGCACCTAAGACCGTGACCTCTGAACAGGAAATTGCCGGACGCAGGAGCCTCGTCTCAGCAGCACGCGCTGTATTGACTCTGCAAATGGGTTTGGTGCCAGGATGCTCGCGGGTTCTCAATGCCGCATTTCATCTAGGCCGCGAATTTGCTGATCGCTTCGACAGCGAATACCCTGTTTTTTCCGTTGTC of Bacteroidota bacterium contains these proteins:
- a CDS encoding ATP-binding cassette domain-containing protein: MSTLVVDTVTKRYGAHLAVDGVSFAVEPGRIFGVLGPNGAGKTSTIRMITYITSPDEGRITFGGEAVGPQSQQRMGYLPEERGLYRKMKVGEQLVYLGQLKGLSKADARAAARRWLDRFEARSWAGKKVEELSKGMQQKVQFIATILHGPQLLIFDEPFSGLDPINAALLQDIILELREAGRTILFASHRMEQVEQLCDDLFLIAGGREVLHGSLRDVKRSFGKNTVTVEFSGDDAFLDRLEAREAIRVRSRTAGHAEFRLLGETTARQVLETVLPRVDDLYRFELNEPPLSEIFVMAVNGDRGTDEPEDRGMDHGDSGAEAGTPLPQSSDLPLSR
- a CDS encoding type II toxin-antitoxin system RelE/ParE family toxin, with product MSEYRVTFARSAEKELSKLRPPAVTRIFRQIEALADDLRPSGCTKLSGSDALWRIRIGDYRVLYEVDDAERVVDVFAVRHRQEAYR
- a CDS encoding BamA/TamA family outer membrane protein, translated to MPRRCLLPLALVAALVTGGWPGVAEAQYFRFGKNKVQYENLDWQYLQSTHFDIFYYEPGGRALADFTAHAAEDAYAQISELFGYRITDRIPFLVYQSHNDFVVTNAVNLPIYSEGIGGVTELFKNRVAVPFTGDYRDFRRVIHHEIVHAVVNDMFYGGSIQSIIQNGIRLQIPLWFNEGIAEYSALGWDTNSDMFVRDAVVNDYLAPIQGLGGYFAYRGGQGVWDYIAAQYGREKITEILQRLRVSRSVGGSFKRATGLSLDDLSERWHNTLKAVYFPEVAAREDLDQIAKALVTDKNGGFYNTSPAISPQGDRVAFLTAKGPLFDVYVVSTTGDAPPRKIIDGQNNPQFESLRILTPGLSWGPDGERLAVAVKSGQSDAIAIVDVATREAVHYRVPDIDAIVSVKWSPAGDRIAFEGTAGPQSDLYVLDLESGETMNYTADIFSDHEPAWSPDGRSLVFHSDRGAHVRTGRYTAEAFDLLGHDYAQFDLYRLDLDAPHRLDRLTDSADWDEQSAAFGSDPGRVLFVSDRNGVYNLWEHTLGTGAERPLTDLMVGVTQVSLSADGSRAALVALKEGVQSVYLLRDPFGRTLEGETLRPTVWAQRVQGTVAEDAPAVALAGAGTLDGNPILREAASEAPFLADPMRTRRLPEDLIASTEAVGTSGVGGVRADPRVGPEEAGTRPAPTLEASGETAEGEADSTAYGEVRVDFRNYVFSEAFEEAQRRREEKVRPRFESLDNLNEDGSFKEKRYRLRFTPDIVYGNVGYDAIFGVQSVTQMLFSDMLGNHQVFAATNLIIDLRNSDYLLSYRYLPRRTDFALTGFHLARQLTDFSRETVFRYRNYGLTVSASYPLDKFRRVETDLSVIGTSVTDLVDPALQSRSRTVFNPSATYTVDMTEPGFLFPAGGRRYALRLEGSPGPSVTFATLLGDARQYLGGRFYSLALRASAGLSLGPNPQRFYAAGVQNWINPRFQNIPIDDVNDFAFLTPVLPLRGFGIDERSGSRFGLVNAEFRFPLFAAILPGPIPVLPLYNLQGTAFLDAGVIYSDDFNLRRLNDEGREVFDDLLVGAGVGLRTILLGYPLRLDWAWPYDGRDFGEAQLYFSIGLDF
- a CDS encoding STAS domain-containing protein; amino-acid sequence: MSSFSVTFRSPDAAPERGSVCVLDLKGELDAHTSGELEAAFQKCIDDERPRIVVHGGDLQYISSAGLGVFMAYIEEVREQGGDIKIAALQPRVYNVFDLLGFPVLFDITDSEAEAVERFDAA
- a CDS encoding ABC transporter permease → MNKIPLIARSEYLRRVRTKAFVIATLLAPIALLALVAVSVWVGIVTQEGGARTVAVVDETGELGAALSERLPDNYAALVETAPLDSLRARVERGALDGYFVLPERLISGDDEAAFYSEGVGGFSAQMRLQRAVEDVVRRARLRATGASDDVLRAAESGVDVRMVALTEEGEAEDTSWVYSGLGYAMGFVIYIAMFVYGAMVMRGVIEEKTNRIIEVVASSAKPFQLMMGKVLGIGAVGLTQFVLWVVLALAGLFAAGAVLGALVDPAALAGAEAAEVQDLPFDPSGFSLADIPFDLIVYFLLFFLGGYLLYGSLFAAVGSAVEQESDAQSLQTPLYIPIILPALFLPFIADNPDAPMSVVLSLVPFFSPILMVVRAAATDVPFWQMALALTLLAAAFVGTIWLASRIYRVGILMYGKKASFRDLARWVRYA
- a CDS encoding ATP-binding protein — its product is MPATRPTLTIPSATRYLARVRRFMDAQTAAAGLSEKAADEVRLAVDEACCNAIEHAYGSREVGTVEIVTRKTKRQFTVTIRHSGVPFDASKYQPPDLKRAAAERRQGGFGVALMHRLMDRVEYRQRGHTNEVYLVKFLSSRPGTATA
- a CDS encoding transposase: MQGKLDGRRLQRAPAGVYWAMPYDPSRHHRRSVRLRGYDYAQPGAYFATVYLHDRQVSLLGDVRDGVMRLSEAGAIVESAWDHLPSHYSHVRLDVFVVMPNHIHGIIGLVDPTDGSCATDVVGAGLKPAPTGASQNGPRRPKRHGLPEIVRGFKTFSARRINRARGMSGVPVWQRNYWERVIRNERELDLVRRYIRDNPARWHRDRMHPNRTDPGRRLPQA
- a CDS encoding DUF4290 domain-containing protein → MVSAMQYDDKIIDRQVGRNAQLYAQAVSELTSEEDRYPYLRILVSVIEQAHPEWGQAPEKDRQIAELAHDLSGGALDLDETALVVRARDEERGYR